GAGACCTATATGAAGAGGCTAGACGAGAACAGGTTGGCCGTCGAGTCGTTCTACTTTGGGGAGTCAATAAAGAATATTGTTGCCACTGAAGGAGATGAGAGGACAGTCCGGAACGTGAAGATTGATGTCTGGAGGGCTTTCTTTGCGCGGTTCGGGATGGTTGAGGATGAACTGAGTCCTTCATCACTGTACCAGGCGAGTCTGGTGACTAAGAGGTTTAGGGCCGGGAGATTCTGCACGCTCGATAGGAACGGGAAGTCCCTTATTGTCGGGTGGAAGAATACTCCGATTCTCTCCCTTTCAGTTTGGAAGTTCACCTAACCGGACGGGATCGAGGTCCTTTTCAGATTGTATAACATAACCCGGAATCTCTCTCTGGCTGCTACTCTTTTGATGCCAAGGCTTGTATCCCTCCGAAGATGTGATTGTACAAAGTCCAGGGCGTGATTTGTTATCTTGAACCGGGCAGAGATGTGCTGTCCGAGTGTTCTTTCAATTTGTAAGAATACTAGATGAAATGCATAAAGGCATGTTGGCTTCTTCAggttattttgaaaaatgctCGAAGTTGTCTATTATTATGTACCCTCTTCTGTTCTTATCTTAAATTAGTCTATGTTGGTTTATTCAAGATTTATACTTtgtctatcaattaattttttttggggtgaaaGTTTGTCTATCAATTTCAATCATAAAGACATGCCTGTTTCTCTACGGTTCAGTACAGTTCATGAATTTCATGAAATGCAAACGTTATGGTCTATTCAAGATGCCCGATCATCGGAAGGCACGGAGTTTGACAAAAAACCGTTACACTAGAAAAGGTTTTACTGGGATGAACACAAAGGATGTCATACATTGGACATAATAACGGTAATGGATCCCCGTAAATAAGGTACCGGAGATCGTACTAAAGTTCATTGCACCAATGCTATGCTCTAAATACGAAACATGTCAGTGCACGAAGTCATGATCTGCTGCGACGGGCTGTGGACTTGCCACGGCTCCTGAACCTCGGACCTGTCCCTAAGGGACCAGCCACTTTCGTTAAACTTCCAGACGACGGAATTGATGTTGTTGAGACGATTGGTCAGCGCCATTTTCTCGGCCAGGAGGGCTTCGTTCTCCGACCGGAGGACAAGGTGGTTCTGCGTCTTGGCACTGCAAGCCTGAACAATCTCATTTTTCTGTCTCTCCAGTGTGCCTATCTCGGTAGTCAAATCCTGCAActgcttctgcttcttcatCCTCGACCTTCTCGCCGACTCCCTGTTCGAAATCatccttctcctcttcttctcgtCCACGGACGCGTCTGACCCCGAGCTTCCCTGTGAACACGAGATCATCCTCCGTTCTTCTCCTAACCAGCTAAACAAGTCACGGAACCGAACCGTGTACGAATGGATCCAAAAGAGACTAGTTTCCGTCCTAATGGACCGACCCGGCCAACCCGCTACAGCAAAACTATTGAAAACACGTAAAACCAGTACAACAACACGACCGAGACCGAATGGGAGAGCAGAGCCCTGGAGAAAAGGGTCACGTAGTTCATATCATCTGGGACGAAAACGGAAGTCGCATCACGGATGCACGTTTCGGATCTCCGACGCGGGCCAAGACGTATACCGACCTATTGATGAACAAGATGATGAGGATTGGGGAATTAAGTTCTAGGCTGTTCACAAATGGGGGGTGAGGGAAGGAACGATTGGGATGGGCTCTCCAGGTATATATAGGGAGAAATGGTGGTCCTTATCTGCTATGGGATCATATcgagtggatttttgaaaaGGAAACGATAGTTACCGGAGACTTCCTACGTAGAGGGAGGAAGcatgaagaaaatggaaaacggAAACGTGGGTATTTTCTTATCCAGCCGTCAAAGACTacgtaaaaatgaaaataaaataagtacccaaaaaatattaaattagcGTTATTCAAGGTGATGCTTGATCTAAATCACGAGGTGTATAGTCGACAAACTGCAGTTTAAGGACATAAACAAAGCTAATTTCGTTTTAAGGGGAGAAATTCATGAGAAAGTAAAGGAGTAAAATCCTAAAGCAAATGGGAATAAAGGGTAATTTTGCGGGAAAACGAGCAAAGACGACATAAATACGTgacaaaaatttgattttcaaacTCTAATGGGACGGTCGTACCTTGCGTCCCTAATATGTGTCTGCACTATAAAGGTTCCAAATTCGCCGGAATTACCTTTCAACCGAAATTACCTCCCGGTCGAGACTTAGGATATTGAAATTAATCGGATGAGCATTAGCCGCAATAGGCAGAACTCGAAAGAGAGAAGCACAAAGAGCCCACCACTTGACCCGTAGAAATTTTGTTTATATCGTAGATAAGATAAGGATGGTTTGGTCAATTATTGTATTGATATTCATGTACCGGATAAtggataaaattaaataatagttTCAAAGTTCTTGGTGATCTGATAAATACCCTGTTGAAGATAAGCTTTTCTTTCCTGCTCCATCTGCAATTTTTCCGGCTGCTTTATTTTAGTTCGAgagtatttttaaaattttaaattgaagtGGATAAGGGTTTGGAACACTTTATCCTGTTCCTCTTCTTTTGTTTGTCGCAAGAAAGCTGCAGCGATTGGAACGTCTCTTGAAACTGGTAATGAGATGGCAGTCCTGGTCTTAGATCCATGCTCACACCGACTGACGAGTTTAACTTTGAATTTCTCCTTCGTGTGACTCTGATGCATGACTGTGTTCGGTTGGCCGGATAGGTCAGAGAGAGCGGCTACCGATCGTTCGACATAGTCACGACCTGACATGCACGACACCAGGAAAGTCAAATTGAGGGTGATGGCCCAATTCGAGGTTTTGATACTTAAGCCAGATAAGGTAGGCCAATTCGACGTTTCGATACTTAAGCCAGATAAGGTGATAACGATCTATTAAATGGGAGAGAAATTGTTGAAATGATAGTGAAGCGTACCTTCTATGTACGTATAGGAGGATGGCAGAATCCCGTTTTATTAAAGAAACTCCCACTTGTGAAATTTTTACATGAAGCATGGACATTTTACTCTGGAGTCGGTCACATTTTAAGTCTGACTTTGCTGGGTATCTCGACTCTGGCTCGTCTGAGTTTCTTGATTCTGACTCTATGCTTAAGCTAAAATGACTATTTTGCTCTGCTTGTATATTACTGACACTCGTATTCCATTTGAAATTGATATGTTTCATATTCAAATTTCATcactaattttttattcaccGTTTAATTTATTCTTATTGTACTCATGAGCCTATTGTAATATGAAAAAACATACATAATTTAGGCCTATTTgagaataaattattttttttactctacTTGATTGTTACTAGCAAAAGGCAAAGTTCGCCGttacttttgttttttgtgGGCTTCATGTGTTTGAGAAAGCATCTGGGTCTCCCGATGTTTTTTCAAACGCATAGGgctcataaaaaataaaaaataacggAGAGTTTTGTCTTTTACGAGTAAAAAtcaagtagagttaaaaaaagaaaaaatttgttCCCAGGCGGGCCCTATTATTTCATAGTTTGCTTGTTTGAATTTTACCAAAGTAGGATGTGACCACCTGGACAGGGAAACAATGGGGAAGGGAAAGCCATGCTGGAACCATTCTGCTTTGAGGGGAGAAATGGTCATCCAAAGAACCATCACTTTGTTAAGGTTCGCATAGAAACTGAGTCGGTTGTGCCAAAGTTTTTAGTAGACACATAATCATCCAGTCTAATATCAAAACTTTGGTACATTCCACATCAATTTTCGGGGAACCGTAGAACTGACCGAGGAACCGTAAAGAAACCCTTCCATGCTGATAATCAAATTATACACTCATGAAAATGCAATTCTGTACTTGCAATCTGtatgttctttttttccttttttgtggGGGCATTTTCTTATCTTGAAGTAGAGTTTCCTCTTCCTGATCCGTTTGAGGGACTCTTCTTGTCAACTTCTTCAATAATAAATGGAATTTTAGATGTAGTCCAACTACCCCTATAAGGTGAAATACGAAAATGCTCATTCCTATCAACCCAAATTGGTTTTGGTAGTTTAGCCCATCAGATTTTCATTTCAAGTCttgtaaatgaataaaatttacGATTGAAAGAGTTTTGTTATTTAGAGAACCGATCcgactcgaactgaattagtcggggccCATTAAGCTTCCATAAGCTAAAATGCACACCGAAATGAGAAAGTTCATCCCTTTTCTATGTGAAAAATGGCTGCACTGGTCGCCTAGGCGCTAGCTAAGTGATTAAGTCATAAAACACCTTTGCATGCTAGGCATTCACGACCATAACTAAGTACGTAATGGGTACACGGGGCTATATGCGGCCGGTTGATCCCATGAAATGTCCAGAGAAAATAGATTGTTGCGGCTAGTGTAATTATAGAATTTTGTGGAGCAAGAAAGCTTAATTCATTCTCTTTGATCGGTCAATTATATACAAATGTACAGAGcttagaaaaaaaggaaagtctCCTCTAAAATGGTAAGAATGAAAACTACCCTAACGAGAAGATATACTGTGCATGAATACAATTGGCAATTTGGCATATCCCATAAAATATGGAAACTACCACACAGTATTCGTAATATGTAAAAATATCGCTTGACCCATAAGCAATTGAACCAACCTCTAAGTCCAAAGTTCGAGCTAATAGAATATAGTACTTAATTTCTTATAAACTCGTGTacttctctttaatttttttcatgtgggacAAACTCTCTCAACATTTACCGTCAAGTGGCATCACGTGATCTTTCTCACTTTTTACCTATACATGTCACGTGGACACTTAAACATTCGCGTTCAACAGCTTACCCGAGCCGAGCTCTCCTATCTTTCGGACTCAGGCCTTAACTACCTCGAGGTGGACTTCCTCTTCTACACTCGAGTGAAGAGGGTCAAACCAACTACGAGCCAGGTTTTCACTTGGGACTCAGACttcactagccacgagttTCACACTCAAGCCTGGCGCAGTGTGAGTCCTCACACGAACGCATGAAAGCTTAATCTGTTCTGACACCATGTAAAATTTCATTAGACCTATAAGCGATTAGGCCCATCTCCAACCAAAAAATTTGAGCTAGTAGATTGTGAtacccaatctcttataaatccgtggatttctcttttatttttttgtgcgGGACAATCTCTCTCAACAATAATCCACCGGGGTTCAGGTAACATCGGCCATGCCATGACCAAAATGTCAAAAGCTTTTGTTCTCGCGTAGGAGAAAATATTAGGTGAGACTAACATACCAAGGTCACGTGGTATGTGTTAGTTCTAATAAAatgttgaaaaaaatattaaaaaaataagtgctATAGGCTCCACAAAATATCATGGCAGGCACTGAATGAAGACTTGCACACCACAGTATATGTGTTAGTGTCACTCAATATTTCAAGGCCCATATAtagacttttctttttgtaataaGGTGTCGGAATGCGGAGCGGGTAGGTCCAATGGGTCTTGTATTGACTTTTAGAGCATGTGGACTCATGGGTCTACACTTTGGGCCCCCTTTTGGGCCTGCAACAACCCAAAAGTTTCAGGCCCATGTCACCACTCACATACTAGGGGGACCGGGATGGGTGGTCTTCCCTTAAATCCGTGGATTATATGGATtgttttgtccttttttttttttgctttttttagTAAAGAGGAGTTCTGAATGAGTACCTTGCAAGCACATAGGATAGGTCGGTCGGACCATATTGGTCATATCGGTGGTCATTTTTACACATAGAGACTTTCCAAGAAAGGGAATCATACTCTTTAACCACATATCAATCctaatgaattttctttttcttttttcggatAGTTAAATACACATATGGCTCATTCTTCAAAGCCACCATGCAATTGTTTGATAGTTCCACATATTGCATTATACATGGGTCGATACATGCTCTCTCACGTACAATTCCATATTTACAGGTCACGTCGACTGTCTgaattatatttatgaaatttctctcaactacgtacggaaagaaaataaacatataCACCGTTCCCGATTATAGACAATCTCCAGCCGAGTCGACTAGATTCATGCATGAATTGGAATAATTGCATTACTATTCGATCTtccaaacaaattaaattgaCTATATTTGACCCAAAATACCCATTTTACCCCTTccctccaatttttttttttggcattgCATGAAAATACTTGTATGTAACGAGAAGAGGCGGCAAACAATCCTATGGCGGGGCCTTCCCCTCTAACAAACATGCAACAACGCTTTTCGATTCGATTTTAAGTacacaaaagaaaaggagtgCTAACCAACTCTGCTCTCCGATATATATAAGACTCTCCAGGAGGCAACCAAAACGCACCGTTTTATCAGCCCGTGCGCAGCACGCACCACGCGATGCGCGTGAAGCTTCTCCCCCTCCATTTAATATCTCGGCAATATCTTGTTTTAttcgattttttattttgtttcctttcttcACCGAACTCGAGGATACATATAATAAGACGCTCTCTCTCACATCTTTTGTCCCATTTACGTTCCCTCTGCTCCTTCTCCTCTCGCCGGTAATCCAACCACTCGCGCCCCCAGCGCGTGCCCCGCAGTCgctaattcaatttttttttattttattttttttttcgctcaattttttcttttttcttctcctttgaACTCTTCGAACTCTGGATCCCCATTCACAGTCTTCTCCCCAGTGCAGGAGGCTCCGAGGCGCACTTCGCCGCCCAAAAAAGCACCGTTTTCGCTCCCCGGCGGGGCTCCATTGATGGTATGGGCGTCTCTCTGCCGTCTCTCTGTACTCTTGACCGACTCTCGTGCACGAATTCTGTTGCATAAAGGCTTATGCATGCCGCCTTGTTGATGAATCTGTATTGGTTTCTTGCTGATTCATATGGCTGTAGCTTGATTGGTTTGTGATGCTTGGAAAGTTAGGAATTCGACTCTTAGGGTTTCCATCTTGTTGCTGAAGCAGAGGGATGCATTGTTGATTCATGCAAGGCAGGGCTGTTGAGTTGTAGAAGaggcttttgggttgcagggGATATGCCCACCTGGTTAATTATCTGAAGTtgcagggaaaaaaaaaaggtcttcCCTTTGCCTTGGAACTTAATTTTGTATTAATGCACGAATTCTTTATGCGCATTCGTCGTGGGGATGAGATTAAATTCGCTGGTTTGGTTACTGGATTggtcatatatttttaattgctCACCTAGCTCTGTACTTGGATCAATCGCTCTCGAGATTAATTGTCAAACAGAGATGAAATGCCGATGATATGTTCGATTAGGGTTCATGGGGAAATAAAAGGTTTTATGGACTGGTTGGCTTTAGCAGTTCACGGTGAAACCAGAATCTTGAAAGACAGGCAGGTCATTGAAATTTAGGTAGGCAAGCTATGAAAATGTTCCTCCAGGcataagaaaggaaaaatgggCTCACACAGTTTTCCTATATAATTTCCATCAAAAATTTGTGAAAGAGGGTATTCATTGGTTGGCTTCGAGATCTAGTTTAAGCATTGCTTTTTGGAATTGAAGAATATCCGGGAGCCATAGCTTTACATGGCTAAGGGAtgatagataagaaaagaatAGGGTGGCAGCTCAAGGGTCTTGGATGTTTTTCTTGGTTAAACATGTTAGCAACTAAATCTTAATGCGCAAGTGGATAGACAACTGTACCTCCTCATTTTATACCTTCCTGTTTCTTTTCTCTGCCTGCGGGAGCAATATAGAGAATTCAACTGTGATGGATAGGGAaggatttgaaaatatttgtgCTGAAATGGGCAGCTGTGGTTTACATGAAACCATGGCCGGAGAATGCTGTGCCTTATAAGTTATATCCCTCTTTTATAGTCCATTTTTGTCTGTTTCTGAAGCCTGGTGGGTGGTTTTAGCTGGTCGTTTATCTAAGGTATGAGCGAGCAATATCCATAGTTACGTGTGAAGTTCTGTGACCATATGTTGAAATAGTATTTCCTTTCAAATGGTTTGAGCACTTGAATAAAATTCTTCAAGTTCTGTTAAAGCTGGGAAATATTTGTTCTAAACTCTCAATTATTATCGCCattttaacttaaaaaattGACGATTCTTCTCCATATGCTACATGTATTCTAGAGAGAAGTTTATGAGTGGAGCTAATCATTTGCTGATGTACAGGGGATATGGCTCTTCAGAAGCATGTTCCAACGGGCGATCCATCTCCTGCTACAATTAAACCCTTGAGGTTCGTCACCAGAGGACATGGAAATACTTTGCTTGTAGATCCACAGTCGAGGAACAAAACGAAGCCCGACGTGGACATAGACCTTAAAGAAGTTTACTTCTTGATTATGCATTTCCTGTCTACTGGACCATGTCAAAGAACTTGCGGACAACTGTGGAATGAGCTTCTTGAGCATCAACTTCTACCAAGAAGATATCATGCGTGGTATTCAAGGAGTGGTGGGGCCAGTGGGGATGAAAATGATGATGGTGTATCATTACCGTTGAGTTACAATAACTTGTTAGAGAGGTATCTCTTTCTTGTTGCTAAGCTGAAAGTTGAAATCTACTAAAATACTTCCACTGGCATTGGAGGTCTATAAGGAATTTGACTAGGGCCCTCCTTGAAACTAGGAATTCTGTTATATTCCTTTGTAGATGGTTgacatttatattttctttttcttctgttggTCAGCTGATAATCGTAAAGTAAGATTTGATGGTCCGCTTTATTAATAACTAACATCAACGCATCCTGCGTCTTCTTAGGAATCCTCACATCGAAAAGGATCACTTGGTAAAGCTTTTGAAGCAGTTAATGCATACTAGTGCTTCTCCATCACAAGGTGTGACTGGTGGACGAGCTCCAACTGCAGCTGATGTTCCTACTCTGTTAGGAACAGGTTCATTCTCATTGCTGAGTAGGTCAcctctttcctttttatcCCCTCTAAGGGCTACAGCTTCACCATCCCTTGATTGAGTAGTTTTTTTTCACCCTTCCCCATATCAGATGGTTTGTTTGAgtattttgttttaaggtTTTCAAAATATAACACCAATTGGTCTTGATTGATGTTCTAAGAGGATTTGTGGGAGTATTTCACTTAGGAATCAAGCTATAATGTCATGATTTAGTGAGGGTTCAGTAAGTTAAACAAAATAAGGCTTTGTAAAAGGTATTTAGgaagataaatttaataatttcattattttggATATATGAATGTCATGTAGATGATTGAACTGGCTATGCCTCTTTTCCTAGATGGAGAGATCCAACCATTTGGTTTCTAAAGTGTTAAACCTTTTGACTTTTGTCATATTTGTACAGATGAAGaggaaaaaggacaaaatgaAGTTAGACATCCACCTTCTCACATGCGTTGGCCCCACAGGCAAGCAGATCAAGTTCGAGGGTTATGCCTCCGGGAAATTGGGGGTGGTTTCGCTCGTCATCATCGTTCGCCGTCAATTCGGGCGGCTTCCTATGCAATTGCAAAGCCGTCAACCATGGTGCAAAAGATGCAGAATATCAAGAAGATCAGGGGGCATAGAAATGCAGTGTATTGTGGTATGCTTTAAATCTAATTTTGTATATGTCAAAATCAAGTTGTGGAAGTCATAACAAAGTTAGATCTACCAAGAGAAATCAAATACAATTCTGGGACTCATTTAGATCAGCTATCTCGTTACAGGCCTTTTACATTCTTCCTGAAAACAAATTATAGTAACAGGATTGTTCATCATTATGCACTGtccataatttatttttgatcCAGTTTATCTTTGAGCTTGTGGTAACATATTCCGTTAAAATTTGCTAGATCCATTCCCACATTTGTTTGATTATACATAAAATCTATGCCCAACTCTGTGCTTGAATTGTGTCATAAAATTGAACTTCGGTCCTTTCTTAATGGGATTTAAATAGTAATTGTTTCATCTCTGAGTTGGCATGACAAACCTTCTGTTTTTTGTTCACAGTAAATGGATATTTGTCCTTTTAAATTCCGTCTTTCAgattatttcttttctgcttTATTTAAAGGTGCTCCTTTACAATCTATAATATGCATCATTAAGGTTTTCTAGAACTTACACCCCCACCTCCCCCCCAACGGCAAATAGCATAATCTCTCCAATGAAAAATGTAGAAGATAGTCTACTTGTCTGGTTTTTACGCTAAATTTAAAACTCACTATCTAGAGGACTGGCACGGAGGGATATATTTTCTAAGTGTTCTCTAGTAGAATTAGCATGATCATATTCATTCCTTGCTTGTAGGATGGTGCTATAGTGCTTCTTTCTAATCAAATGTTTGAGCTTTGTATCATGTGGTCTTGATAGGCAATCTAGGTTCATAATTGTTTGATAATGCTGTGAAGTTCAATGTATAGTTTTAAGTTTGTTTTTATGTGATGGAAATTCTTGCAGCATCATTTGACCGCTTGGGAAGATATGTTATTACCGGCTCAGATGATCGTCTAGTCAAAATCTGGTCTATGGAAACTGCATATTGTCTGGCAAGTTGTCGCGGACATGAAGTGAGTTTTCGAGTCCATTAAGTTAATTGtcttttatcttattttattctttttttgttattatgtGTGTAATTAGCTCATTACTTTATGTCAAAATCATTGAAGGGTGATATTACTGATCTGGCTGTGAGTTCCAATAATGCTCTGGTGGCATCCTCATCGAATGACTGCATCATTCGTGTTGTAAGCTCTCACATTATCAACaattctcttttcttctttttgcttCACCTTTTCTTTTGAAGTGGTTGTCGTACACAAataattctttgaactttttctCTTTGGATATCCTCAGTGGCGTCTTCCTGATGGGCTGCCGATTTCAGTTCTTCGTGGGCATACTGGGGCAGTTACCGCCATTGCTTTTAGCCCAAGACCTACTGCTGTTTACCAGCTTCTATCGTGAGTCAGATCTTTTTTCGCATATCTAATACTTTTACTTCTATAGTGTATGCCACAGgaattatataaatgaa
The sequence above is drawn from the Punica granatum isolate Tunisia-2019 chromosome 5, ASM765513v2, whole genome shotgun sequence genome and encodes:
- the LOC116206767 gene encoding bZIP transcription factor 53-like; this encodes MISCSQGSSGSDASVDEKKRRRMISNRESARRSRMKKQKQLQDLTTEIGTLERQKNEIVQACSAKTQNHLVLRSENEALLAEKMALTNRLNNINSVVWKFNESGWSLRDRSEVQEPWQVHSPSQQIMTSCTDMFRI